The genome window GGTCATCGAACTGTTGTACCGCTCCACAGATGGGGAAGCGATCGTCACTACAGACGTAGGACAGCACCAGATGTGGACAGCGCAATACTACAAGTTCAAAAACGCCCGTTCCTTCATCTCTTCTGGCGGACTCGGTACGATGGGCTTTGGCTTCCCTGCTGCGATCGGCGCCCAAATCGCTCACCCTGAGCGTACAACCATTGCTGTGGTAGGAGACGGCGGCTTCCAGATGACCAATCAGGAGCTAGCGATCGTATCCCAGTACAACATTCCGGTGAAGGTCGCCATCGTCAACAATCAGTGCTTGGGAATGGTTCGCCAATGGCAGGAGCTCTTCTACGACAACCGTTACAGCCAGATCGACCTGACCTGCAGCCCAGACTTCGTCAAGCTGGCCGAAGCTTACGGCGTGAAAGGCCTTCGTGCAACCACACCGGAGGAAGCTGAAGCAGCATGGGCAGAGGCACTCGCGCATGACGGACCGGTGGTCGTTGACTTCCGTGTCGCACAGGAAGAAAACGTCTATCCGATGGTCGCTGCCGGCAACACGCTAGATCAGATGGAATTGGGGGATGACTAAGATGCAGCAACAGACGCTTGCCGTACTCGTGAACGACTACCCCGGGGTATTGACTCGCGTATCCACCTTGTTTGGACAACGCGCGTTCAACATCGACAGCATCACGGTCGGGGGTACAGAAGAAGCGGGGCTGTCCCGGATGATCATCACGACCGGAGGGGATGACCGACAGATTGATCAACTGATGAAACAGCTGAACAAGCTGATCGATGTCATCTCTGTCACCAACCTCAGTGCCAATTCTTACGTGTCACGCGAGCTGGCTCTGATCAAGGTCAGCGCTTCACCTAGCCAATTGGCTGAACTGAATGGGATTGTCGAACCTTTCCGTGCAGCGATCGTAGATGTGGGACCTACCTCTCTGATCGTGCAGGTAACGGGTGACACCGAAAAAATTGATGCCCTGCTCGTTTTGCTGCAAAACTATGGGGTTCTCGAATTGACGAGAACGGGCTCGGTAGCGATGGCCCGCAGTATTGTTCCAGCAACAGCCGCAGCAACGGTTTAAATTGCAAAATTCAGAATAAAAATTCAAACTAAACATTATTTTAGGGAGGCTACACAAATGGTAAAAATGTATTATGAAGCAGACGTAAAACAAGAGGTACTGCGCGGTAAAACAATCGCAATCATCGGTTATGGCAGCCAAGGACATGCGCAAGCACAAAACCTGCGCGACAGCGGTTATAAAGTGGTAGTAGGTCTGCGCCCAGGGAAGTCTTGGGATGTAGCGGTGAAAGACGGCTTTGAAGTACTGACAGTGGCAGAAGCAACCAAACGCGCTGACGTGGTACAAATCCTGATGCCAGATGAGCGTCAAGCACAAGTATACCGCGACGAGGTAGCTCCAAACCTGAAATCCGGCGCAGCTCTCTGCTTCTCCCACGGTTTCAACATTCACTACGCGCAAATCGTACCGCCAGCTGACGTAGACGTTATCATGTCCGCTCCAAAAAGCCCAGGTCACCTGGTTCGCCGCGTATACCAAGAAGGCTTTGGCGTACCTGGCCTGATCGCCATCTACCAAGATGCTACCGGCAATGCGAAAGACCTCGCTCTGGCATACTCCAGCGGGATCGGCTGCACCAAAGCAGGTGTTATCGAAACTAGCTTCCGTGAAGAGACCGAGACTGACCTGTTCGGTGAGCAAGCTGTTCTCTGCGGTGGCGCAAGCGAACTCGTAAAAGCTGGTTTCGACACATTGGTAGAAGCTGGATACGCTCCGGAAATCGCCTACTTCGAGTGCCTGCATGAGCTGAAGCTGATCGTTGACTTGATGTACGAAGGCGGTCTGGCTCGCATGCGCTACTCCATCTCCGACACGGCTGAATACGGTGACTACAGCACAGGCCGTCGCATCATCACAGATGAGACTCGCAAAGAAATGAAAAAAGTTCTGGCTGAAATCCAAGATGGTACCTTTGCTCGCAACTGGATCTTGGAAAACCAAGCAAATCGCCCTGGCTTCACTTCCCGCCGTCGTCTGGAAGCAGAGCATGGCATCGAAGTAGTGGGTGAGCAGCTGCGCGGCATGATGTCTTGGTTGAATAAAGAAACGAAAAAAGAAGAAGTAAAAGTCGGCCAATAATTGGCCGATTCGCAGACAATATATAATGTAGGAAAAAAATGTGGAGGTGAAAAGTTCATGCGGACCATTGAGATTTTTGACACAACTCTGCGAGATGGGGAGCAGTCTCCAGGAGTCAACATTAGCACGAACGAAAAGGTGGAGATTGCCCTTCAACTAGAAAAGTTGGGCGTGACGAGGATCGAGGCGGGCTTTGCTGCCGCCTCCCCTGGTGACCAAAAGTCTGTGGCCGAAGTGGCGAAGCGGGTGAAAAACTCCACTATCGTAAGCTTGGCGCGTGCCGTGAAAGACGACATGGATAAGGCTTACGAAGCGCTTCGCAACGCGCAAAACGCATCCCTCCACGTCTTTTTAGCAACATCACCGATCCATCGGCAGTACAAGCTGAACATGAGTAAGGAGCAAGTGCTGGAGCGCGCGGTGGAAGCTGTGACATACGCGAAAAAGTACTTTTCGGAAGTGCAATTTTCTGCTGAAGATGCGGCGCGTACCGAGATCGATTTCTTGGCGCAGGTTGTCGAAGCGGTCATCAAGGCTGGTGCGACTACGGTCAACATTCCGGACACGGTCGGGTACATGACGCCCATCCAGTATGGACAGATTTTCAGCGATCTCAGAAGAATGGTTCCGGCTGCCGAGGGCATTCGCCTGAGCTGCCACTGCCATGACGACCTGGGAATGGCGGTGGCCAACAGCTTGGCTGCAGTAGAGGCTGGCGCGACACAAGTCGAGGGGACCATCAACGGAATTGGCGAACGTGCGGGTAATGCTGCACTGGAAGAAGTGGCGCTCGCTTTGGAGACCCGCAAGGATTACTACCAGGCGACGACCAACCTGACGCTGAAAGAAATCGCTCGTACCAGCCAGTTGGTGAGCCGTCTGACGGGGATGATCGTTCCGGGGAACAAGGCAGTCGTGGGTGCGAATGCATTCGCTCACGAATCCGGCATTCACCAGGATGGGGTGCTGAAGGAAGTCACCACATACGAGATCATCCGTCCAGAGTCGGTAGGCTTCAAATCAAACAAACTGGTGCTCGGCAAACACTCCGGCCGCCATGCGTTCAAGGAGAAGCTGATCGAGCTCGGCTACCATCTGGAGCAGGAAGAAGTGAACACAGCGTTCGCTGCTTTCAAGGTACTGTGCGACAAGAAAAAGGAAATCAGCGACGACGACATTCTCGCGCTGGTCGATACCAAAATGGTAAAAGGCCAGGAAGCATTCCAGCTGGAATCTGTTCAGCTCTCTTACGGAAACATCTCCGTGCCGACAGCGAGCGTACGACTGCTTCGTGCAGATGGCTCTGCAGTGGAGGAAGCAGCGATCGGGAATGGTTCC of Brevibacillus choshinensis contains these proteins:
- the ilvN gene encoding acetolactate synthase small subunit; translation: MQQQTLAVLVNDYPGVLTRVSTLFGQRAFNIDSITVGGTEEAGLSRMIITTGGDDRQIDQLMKQLNKLIDVISVTNLSANSYVSRELALIKVSASPSQLAELNGIVEPFRAAIVDVGPTSLIVQVTGDTEKIDALLVLLQNYGVLELTRTGSVAMARSIVPATAAATV
- the ilvC gene encoding ketol-acid reductoisomerase → MVKMYYEADVKQEVLRGKTIAIIGYGSQGHAQAQNLRDSGYKVVVGLRPGKSWDVAVKDGFEVLTVAEATKRADVVQILMPDERQAQVYRDEVAPNLKSGAALCFSHGFNIHYAQIVPPADVDVIMSAPKSPGHLVRRVYQEGFGVPGLIAIYQDATGNAKDLALAYSSGIGCTKAGVIETSFREETETDLFGEQAVLCGGASELVKAGFDTLVEAGYAPEIAYFECLHELKLIVDLMYEGGLARMRYSISDTAEYGDYSTGRRIITDETRKEMKKVLAEIQDGTFARNWILENQANRPGFTSRRRLEAEHGIEVVGEQLRGMMSWLNKETKKEEVKVGQ
- a CDS encoding 2-isopropylmalate synthase produces the protein MRTIEIFDTTLRDGEQSPGVNISTNEKVEIALQLEKLGVTRIEAGFAAASPGDQKSVAEVAKRVKNSTIVSLARAVKDDMDKAYEALRNAQNASLHVFLATSPIHRQYKLNMSKEQVLERAVEAVTYAKKYFSEVQFSAEDAARTEIDFLAQVVEAVIKAGATTVNIPDTVGYMTPIQYGQIFSDLRRMVPAAEGIRLSCHCHDDLGMAVANSLAAVEAGATQVEGTINGIGERAGNAALEEVALALETRKDYYQATTNLTLKEIARTSQLVSRLTGMIVPGNKAVVGANAFAHESGIHQDGVLKEVTTYEIIRPESVGFKSNKLVLGKHSGRHAFKEKLIELGYHLEQEEVNTAFAAFKVLCDKKKEISDDDILALVDTKMVKGQEAFQLESVQLSYGNISVPTASVRLLRADGSAVEEAAIGNGSVDSIYKAIDRATGEDVTLVDYKILSVTQGKDALGEVFVRLQQGDLTVTGRGVSTDVLEASAIAYVRAINKILERRGEAVPVGIG